A single region of the Pseudorhodoplanes sp. genome encodes:
- a CDS encoding class I SAM-dependent methyltransferase, which yields MNLDQQKLNALLGTMVNEMGAAANAPLVMIGDRLGLYRALKEPRTPAELAQTTGTHERMVREWLATQAASGYVTYDSATRKFSLTAEQAAVFADDDSPVNMTGGFYSLAAVYASEPKLTDAFKSGNGVGWSQQCNCLFCGVDRFFRPGYKANLIGSWLPALDGVVAKLKKGARVADVGCGHGSSTILMADAFPNSEFIGFDFHEASVREGRSRIAGRKNVRFEVARAQDYPGRDYDLVTVFDALHDMGDPVGAAKHMRQSLAPDGTLMLVEPMAADTLEGNLNPVGRVFYAFSTSVCVPTSLNQEVGTALGAQAGQARLEDVLRQGGFTRCRRATETPFNMILEARP from the coding sequence ATGAATCTGGATCAGCAAAAACTCAATGCTTTGCTCGGGACGATGGTGAACGAGATGGGCGCCGCCGCCAACGCGCCCCTGGTCATGATCGGCGACAGGCTTGGTCTTTACCGTGCCCTGAAAGAGCCGCGGACACCGGCCGAGCTGGCTCAGACGACCGGCACTCACGAACGAATGGTCCGTGAATGGCTCGCCACACAAGCCGCGTCCGGCTACGTGACATACGATTCTGCCACTCGGAAGTTTTCTCTTACTGCTGAGCAGGCAGCCGTCTTCGCCGACGATGACAGCCCCGTGAACATGACCGGTGGATTCTATTCGCTCGCGGCCGTCTATGCTTCAGAGCCGAAACTGACGGACGCGTTCAAGTCCGGAAATGGAGTCGGCTGGAGTCAACAATGCAATTGCCTGTTTTGCGGCGTCGACCGGTTTTTCCGGCCGGGCTACAAGGCCAATCTCATCGGCTCCTGGCTGCCGGCGCTGGATGGCGTCGTGGCCAAGCTGAAGAAAGGTGCCCGCGTCGCCGATGTGGGCTGCGGGCATGGATCGTCCACCATCCTGATGGCCGATGCATTCCCGAACTCGGAATTCATCGGCTTTGATTTTCATGAGGCTTCGGTCCGGGAGGGGCGCAGTCGCATTGCAGGCCGCAAGAACGTCCGGTTCGAAGTCGCACGCGCGCAAGATTATCCGGGCCGGGACTACGACCTTGTGACAGTCTTCGACGCACTGCACGACATGGGCGATCCCGTCGGCGCCGCCAAGCACATGCGCCAGTCGCTGGCCCCCGACGGCACTTTGATGCTGGTCGAGCCAATGGCCGCCGATACGCTGGAAGGTAATCTCAATCCGGTCGGCCGCGTCTTCTATGCGTTCTCCACGAGCGTTTGCGTTCCCACGTCGCTCAATCAGGAAGTCGGCACAGCGCTGGGCGCGCAAGCCGGCCAGGCACGGCTCGAGGACGTGCTTCGCCAAGGCGGATTTACACGATGCCGCCGTGCGACAGAGACGCCCTTCAATATGATTTTGGAAGCGCGGCCGTAG
- a CDS encoding helix-turn-helix domain-containing protein, translated as MRAKPLHVSLVVFPECDPSILYGIYDTLWAAGRFWDTLKGAPPGEPLFEPRIVGAQAGPLQLITGVSIIVQDSVASVHDTDIVIIPNVIVSKAESLRELDRRLLEWIKAAYRSGSYIYSSCGGSLALAEAGLLDGLEATTHWGYADLFRREFPNVTVHANRILVQSGPGQRVVCSGGASSWQDLVLFLVARHVGSEEAIRLSKIFLYQWHRDGQLPYASMVQNVLHDDPLVQKLQVWISENYNGPNVVSELVQMSGLPERTFTRRFKSATGYAPIAYIQALRIEEAKHALETGDDTVEQIAHDVGYQDTAYFRRLFARLTGMTPVNYRRQFQLPIYPGERMSDKPRIRETAKTKAAVRASTET; from the coding sequence ATGCGGGCAAAGCCGCTTCACGTCAGTCTCGTGGTCTTCCCTGAGTGCGATCCGTCAATCCTGTACGGCATCTACGACACGTTGTGGGCGGCAGGACGGTTCTGGGACACGCTGAAAGGCGCACCACCGGGAGAGCCGCTTTTCGAACCTCGGATCGTGGGCGCGCAAGCCGGGCCGTTGCAACTGATCACCGGAGTGTCGATCATCGTTCAGGATTCCGTGGCTTCGGTGCACGACACGGATATCGTGATCATTCCGAACGTGATTGTAAGCAAGGCGGAATCGCTGCGCGAGCTGGATCGTCGGTTGCTTGAATGGATCAAAGCCGCGTATCGGTCCGGCTCATACATTTATTCCTCGTGCGGCGGATCGCTCGCGCTTGCCGAAGCCGGGCTACTCGATGGACTCGAGGCGACGACGCACTGGGGGTATGCAGACTTGTTCCGTCGTGAGTTTCCTAATGTCACTGTGCATGCCAACCGCATTCTCGTGCAATCGGGCCCTGGACAGAGGGTCGTCTGCAGCGGCGGCGCATCGTCTTGGCAGGATTTGGTGTTGTTTCTGGTTGCGCGACATGTTGGCTCCGAAGAGGCCATTCGTCTGTCGAAGATCTTTCTGTACCAGTGGCATCGGGACGGACAATTGCCTTATGCCAGCATGGTGCAAAACGTGCTGCACGACGATCCGCTGGTTCAGAAGCTGCAGGTCTGGATTTCGGAGAATTACAACGGGCCGAATGTCGTCTCCGAACTTGTCCAGATGTCCGGCCTTCCGGAGCGGACATTTACCCGCAGATTCAAATCAGCTACGGGCTATGCTCCGATTGCGTATATCCAGGCGCTTCGGATCGAAGAAGCCAAGCACGCGCTGGAAACGGGGGACGACACGGTCGAGCAGATCGCGCACGACGTCGGGTATCAGGACACAGCTTATTTTCGCCGTCTGTTTGCGCGCCTGACCGGCATGACGCCGGTAAACTACCGGCGCCAATTTCAGCTTCCGATTTATCCAGGAGAACGGATGAGCGACAAGCCGCGCATCCGTGAAACTGCGAAGACGAAAGCAGCGGTCCGCGCGTCCACTGAAACATAA
- a CDS encoding tripartite tricarboxylate transporter substrate binding protein, translating into MVDVRRALAFGVFAALLATAPLPAAAQDFPNKPVKIIVPFGAGGPADVYARVLAQHLGESLKQSFVVENRPGAGATIGTDAVAKSEPDGYTLLMMSNTHTTNESLLKNKPYELMRDLTAVAPVNYSDLLMVIHPSVPAKDLKEFIALAKKDPGKLNYASSGPGTPYHMAGELFKAMSGTNIVHVPHKASGDARNSVIGGHVQMMFDAITTMRTNAQAGQVKIMGTTGTKRSALLPDVPTVAEAGVPGYEATIWLGIMAPAKTPKPIIDKLNAEIRKAMARPEVKEAWAKQGAVAMDMSPAEFEAYLKKDIEKWANVVKVSGAKAP; encoded by the coding sequence ATGGTTGATGTGAGGCGCGCGCTCGCCTTCGGTGTCTTTGCGGCTCTGCTCGCAACGGCACCGCTTCCGGCTGCGGCGCAGGATTTTCCGAACAAGCCGGTCAAGATCATCGTGCCGTTCGGCGCGGGCGGTCCGGCCGACGTTTATGCGCGCGTTCTGGCTCAGCATCTCGGTGAGTCCTTGAAGCAGTCTTTCGTGGTGGAAAACCGGCCCGGCGCCGGCGCCACCATCGGAACCGACGCAGTCGCAAAGTCGGAGCCCGACGGCTACACGCTGCTAATGATGTCCAACACCCATACCACCAATGAATCGCTGCTGAAGAACAAGCCGTATGAGCTGATGCGCGATCTCACGGCGGTGGCGCCGGTCAATTATTCGGACCTGCTGATGGTCATCCATCCGTCGGTGCCGGCGAAGGACCTCAAGGAATTCATCGCGCTCGCCAAGAAAGATCCCGGCAAGCTGAATTATGCTTCGTCCGGCCCGGGTACGCCGTATCACATGGCCGGCGAGCTGTTCAAAGCGATGAGCGGCACCAACATCGTGCATGTGCCGCACAAGGCATCCGGCGACGCGCGCAACAGCGTGATCGGCGGGCATGTGCAGATGATGTTCGACGCCATCACCACCATGCGGACCAACGCCCAGGCGGGGCAGGTCAAGATCATGGGTACGACCGGCACCAAGCGTTCGGCGCTCTTGCCTGACGTGCCGACGGTGGCGGAAGCCGGCGTGCCCGGTTACGAGGCAACGATCTGGCTCGGCATCATGGCGCCGGCCAAGACGCCGAAGCCGATTATCGACAAGCTGAACGCCGAAATCCGCAAGGCAATGGCACGGCCAGAGGTGAAGGAGGCCTGGGCCAAGCAGGGCGCCGTCGCGATGGACATGAGCCCGGCCGAGTTCGAGGCCTATCTGAAGAAAGACATCGAGAAATGGGCGAATGTCGTGAAGGTGTCCGGCGCAAAGGCGCCTTGA
- a CDS encoding GGDEF domain-containing protein: MSLDVHTLFLVTIYVEAMLGLLLLFAWVQNTAITAVAWWAWAHLLRAASIALFGRFGSTSDLITIDLANALLFVSFAMTWTGARVFGGRAPSLIGLVVGAAIWLAASRLAIVAESMEMRILVSSSIIAGYSWMSAYEFWRGRDEPLVSRWPAIFMLFAHGALFMLRTPLSLILPWMPDTQVFDSVWMIVLSFEALLFTIAIAFIFLAMAKERTEFLHKTASLVDPLTGIANRRAFLEGSEELARRIEADQRPASVLLIDLDHFKSINDNYGHAFGDRVLQIFAKTATARLGPWDIVGRLGGEEFGVLLYDADHDRAMTIAEEIRHSFAEHARQVDGCDVRATASIGVAISFKAPLDVHTLLAQADEALYCAKERGRNRVETSSLDLILRLDSSTPSLRIPELVAKNAA, translated from the coding sequence ATGAGTCTCGACGTCCATACGCTTTTTCTCGTCACGATTTACGTCGAGGCAATGCTTGGGCTGCTGCTCCTCTTCGCCTGGGTGCAGAATACGGCGATCACGGCGGTCGCTTGGTGGGCGTGGGCGCATCTGCTGCGGGCGGCGTCCATCGCTCTGTTCGGCAGATTTGGGTCGACCTCGGACCTCATCACCATCGATTTGGCGAACGCGCTTCTGTTCGTATCGTTCGCCATGACCTGGACCGGGGCGCGGGTCTTTGGCGGCCGCGCTCCATCGCTGATCGGTCTTGTTGTCGGTGCCGCGATCTGGCTGGCCGCCAGCAGGCTGGCCATCGTCGCCGAATCGATGGAAATGCGCATTCTCGTCAGTTCCAGCATTATCGCCGGCTATTCGTGGATGTCGGCCTACGAGTTCTGGCGCGGCCGCGACGAGCCGCTAGTGTCGCGCTGGCCCGCCATTTTCATGCTTTTCGCGCATGGCGCCTTGTTCATGCTGCGCACGCCGCTGAGCCTGATCCTCCCCTGGATGCCGGACACCCAGGTTTTCGACAGCGTGTGGATGATCGTCTTGAGCTTCGAAGCACTGCTGTTCACCATTGCGATCGCCTTCATCTTCCTTGCCATGGCGAAAGAACGCACCGAGTTTCTGCACAAGACCGCCTCTCTGGTCGATCCGCTCACCGGCATTGCCAATCGACGCGCCTTTCTGGAGGGAAGCGAGGAACTGGCGCGTCGTATCGAAGCGGATCAGCGTCCGGCCAGCGTGTTGCTGATTGACCTGGATCACTTCAAGTCGATCAACGACAATTATGGTCACGCCTTCGGTGACCGGGTGCTGCAGATTTTCGCCAAGACCGCGACCGCGCGGCTCGGGCCGTGGGATATCGTCGGACGGCTGGGCGGCGAGGAGTTCGGGGTGCTTCTCTATGACGCCGACCATGATCGCGCGATGACCATCGCCGAGGAGATCCGCCATTCATTCGCGGAGCATGCCCGCCAGGTTGACGGATGCGATGTGCGGGCCACCGCATCGATCGGTGTTGCGATCAGTTTCAAGGCACCCCTTGACGTGCATACGCTGCTCGCGCAGGCGGACGAGGCGCTTTATTGCGCCAAGGAGCGTGGCCGCAATCGCGTCGAGACATCCTCGCTCGACCTGATCCTCAGGTTGGACAGTTCGACGCCTTCGCTGCGCATTCCCGAACTGGTGGCGAAGAACGCGGCTTGA
- a CDS encoding feruloyl-CoA synthase: MIPARQSPSQGDGKPPFKPINFATADVVCEQTPDGGYRIQSKRPLQSIEPSLAGLFRRAVERQPERLFLAERDAAGVWQGVTYAQARAKVDAVAQALLDRGLSAERPVMVLSGNSIEHAILMLAGYTAGVPVAPISVAYSLQSQDHAKLKHINALLTPGLVYVSDTAPFAKALAHVDAPIVAGRNGANIDAVTAFDDLTRTVPGQAVERAAASIGADTIAKFLFTSGSTSFPKGVINTHGMLTANQQQLSQCWPFIVERPLMMVDWLPWNHTFGSNYTFNLALYNAGTMYLDAGKPVPALIEHTVRNLREVSPSVYFNVPAGFGALLPFLEKDDALARSFFDNLQLIFYAGAALPQDLWERLEAISIRTTGHRVPMTSAWGTTETSPLATSAHFFLERAGNIGVPVSGVELKLVPNGSKLEIRVRGPNVTPGYWRSPELTKDAFDKEGFYKPGDAVRFADPDDANQGVIFDGRTAEDFKLTNGTWVAVGALRVGALAAASPALQDAIVAGEGRDEVGLVAWLNAAGCRQLIGDNAPADLAEIACHPVIHAHLAKAFARWNAVNTGATMRIARILLLPDTPSIDANEITDKGYINQRVALENRRAEVSRLFDNAKYPDTLVIA; the protein is encoded by the coding sequence ATGATTCCGGCACGACAGTCGCCGTCGCAGGGCGACGGTAAGCCGCCATTCAAGCCGATCAATTTCGCGACAGCGGATGTCGTCTGCGAGCAGACGCCGGACGGCGGCTACCGAATTCAATCAAAGCGTCCGCTGCAGTCGATCGAGCCAAGCTTGGCCGGCCTGTTTCGCCGCGCTGTCGAGCGACAGCCCGAGCGGCTGTTTCTGGCGGAGCGCGATGCCGCTGGGGTCTGGCAAGGCGTGACCTATGCGCAGGCGCGCGCGAAGGTTGATGCCGTCGCCCAAGCGTTGCTTGACCGCGGCTTGTCGGCCGAGCGGCCGGTCATGGTTCTCTCCGGCAATTCCATCGAGCACGCCATCCTGATGCTGGCGGGTTATACGGCGGGCGTGCCGGTGGCGCCGATTTCGGTTGCCTATTCTCTGCAGAGCCAGGATCACGCCAAGCTCAAGCACATCAATGCTCTGCTGACTCCGGGCTTGGTCTATGTGTCCGACACCGCGCCCTTCGCCAAGGCCCTGGCGCATGTCGATGCCCCCATAGTCGCCGGACGCAACGGCGCCAACATCGATGCTGTCACTGCCTTCGATGACCTGACGCGAACGGTGCCCGGACAGGCAGTGGAACGGGCTGCTGCGTCCATCGGCGCGGATACAATTGCGAAGTTCCTGTTCACATCGGGATCGACGAGTTTTCCGAAGGGCGTGATCAATACCCACGGCATGCTCACCGCAAACCAGCAGCAGCTCAGCCAATGTTGGCCCTTCATCGTCGAACGGCCGCTGATGATGGTCGATTGGCTGCCGTGGAATCACACCTTCGGCAGCAACTACACATTCAATCTGGCTCTTTATAACGCCGGCACCATGTATCTCGATGCCGGCAAGCCGGTTCCCGCCTTGATCGAGCACACGGTGCGCAATCTGCGCGAGGTTTCACCGAGCGTTTATTTCAATGTGCCGGCCGGCTTCGGTGCATTGCTGCCATTCCTTGAAAAAGACGATGCGCTGGCGCGCTCATTTTTTGACAATCTGCAACTGATCTTCTACGCCGGAGCCGCCTTGCCGCAGGATTTGTGGGAGCGGCTGGAAGCGATTTCGATCCGCACGACCGGGCACCGCGTGCCGATGACTTCGGCCTGGGGCACGACGGAAACCTCGCCCTTGGCCACGTCGGCGCATTTCTTTCTTGAGCGCGCGGGAAATATCGGCGTGCCTGTGTCGGGCGTCGAGCTGAAGCTCGTTCCCAACGGCAGCAAACTGGAAATCAGGGTGCGCGGCCCGAATGTGACCCCGGGTTATTGGCGCAGCCCGGAATTGACCAAGGACGCCTTCGACAAGGAGGGATTCTACAAGCCCGGCGATGCGGTGCGGTTTGCCGATCCTGACGACGCCAATCAGGGCGTGATCTTTGATGGCCGCACCGCCGAGGATTTCAAGCTCACCAACGGTACTTGGGTCGCTGTCGGTGCCCTGCGGGTGGGCGCGCTCGCGGCGGCGTCGCCCGCGCTCCAGGACGCCATCGTCGCCGGCGAGGGCCGCGATGAGGTGGGCCTTGTGGCTTGGCTCAACGCGGCAGGTTGCCGGCAATTGATCGGCGACAATGCCCCGGCAGATCTCGCCGAAATCGCCTGCCATCCGGTAATCCATGCGCATCTCGCCAAGGCCTTTGCGCGCTGGAATGCGGTTAATACCGGCGCGACCATGCGGATCGCGCGCATCCTGCTGCTGCCGGACACGCCGTCAATTGACGCCAACGAGATCACCGACAAGGGATACATCAATCAGCGGGTGGCGCTGGAAAACCGCCGTGCCGAGGTGAGCCGGCTTTTCGACAATGCGAAATATCCGGACACCTTGGTGATCGCCTGA